In Gadus chalcogrammus isolate NIFS_2021 chromosome 13, NIFS_Gcha_1.0, whole genome shotgun sequence, the genomic stretch GGAGGGTAGCCCAGTGATTCCATTAACcttgagtgtgattagcaggcgctttcatccaaagcaacttacaagaagcacatttgtcagaagaaagagaaacaacaatatatcactgtcggtacagtaagccAAGCACAACAACCGTGAGGTTAACCCCTTCCCtctatacaacaaagatagctaggataagatgctatacAATGCTAAGTACGATTAGCATTGTGAGCTCGATCCACCAGTAAGCAGTATTATGTTACCAGGAGTTCCCCGACTGATGGGTAGGACCCTTTGGGTTCTTCCAGTGAGGCCCACCTGAAAACACTCTGCCGTGGCGTGGTTCCCCTAAGTTTCCcctcttcctgtttcctgtttccagGTGCGATGGTCCAAACATCGGAGACTGTCTGGAATCCCGGGGTTCCATGTCTAGGTGAGTTTAGTTTTTCTAGCTCCTAGTCAAATGTTTGATTTGATATGCTAAATAAATACGGTAACACTTTACAGTAAGGGTACATTAAATTACCATTAATTCACATTAGTTAACACAGTCATAAGCATTATCATCTAGCCTAGTTGCCAGTGTTAAGGTTCGGGTTAGGGGTCGCAGGTTAGGATTGCATAACCCAAGCCGTGTTAAAGTCCAAATGTGTTACGTTTCGGCTAGCTTATAGGTTAAAATATCCTGGACATATCTGTTgatagtgatttcaataatcgtatcaataaaatcacatccaATAACCAATCCAACAATAACCCGTGCCTCTCTATGCTTACAAGAATCTTACTATCGCCACTCCTAAACTCCTCCCACTCACCCcgagcccctcccactcaccctaaacccctcccactcacccaagcccctcccactcagggtcATTAATGCCAACCAAAAATAGACATTCAACAATCAAGTGGAAATTGTgcaattttcttttcaaatctcCGTCCAGCCGAACGACCACGGGCATCGTGGTGGGAGTCATCGCCCTCCTCTTCGTGTCGTTCTCCATCTTCGTCCTGACCGTTCTCTACCGCCGCGGCCTCGCCATCCGTCGCAAGCGAGCCATGAGGAGATACATGGAGAGCGGAGAGGTCAGTGACGGGCCGGTCCGTAGCCTAGCTCCCGTTCCTCATGAGTGGGCGTTCTTTAGGTGTATGTGTTCACACCTCCTCTGTGTTCTTCCAGAGTTTTGAACCACTGGATCCCAGTGAGAAAGGAGCAAAGGTTCACGCTCGCATCCTGAAGGTCACAGATCTCCGTAAGATCAAACTCCTTGGCCAGGGCGTGTTCGGAACAGTCCACAAGGTAACGCGTTTAATCTGCACCTCCCTGTAAACTAACTACAGGTAATGGTCCATCCAGTAACTATATCATGTGTTGTTCTCCTTAATTCAGGGCATCTGGATTCCTGAAGGGGACACGGTGAAGCTTCCAGTGGCGATAAAAACCATCAGCGACCGCACAGGGCGCCAGAAGTTCCATGAGATAACAGACGTAAGGCAACTCCAATCCAAACCCGTTTTGACAAACAGTATATGTGTATGGAAGCACCGAAGTATAATAGTAATGTTTGACTTTGCATGTTGCAGCACATGTTGTCCCTGGGTAGTTTGGACCACATCAACGTGGTCAGGATCCTGGGCATCTGCCCGGGGGACAACCTACAGCTGGTCACCCAGCTCAGCTCCCAGGGCTCTCTGCTGGAGCACATCAAGCACCGCAAGAACAACCTCAGCCCCCAAAGGCTGCTCAACTGGTGTGTGCAGATCGCCAAGGTGAACTTCTGCTCTCGTGAACATTTCTCCAGGTGTGTTGGAACGTTTGCACTCTTCCAGATAACCAAGATGCTTTCCTAAATGTATCTTTCAGGGCATGTACTACCTGGAAGAGCATCGGATGGTCCATAGGAACCTGGCGGCAAGAAATGTGCTTCTGAAGAACGACTACATGGTCCAGATCTCAGACTACGGCATTGCGGACCTGCTCTACCCAGATGAGAAGAAATACTTCTACAACGAAGTCAAGGTCTGTAGTCCACCCATAAAGGGGTTTATTGCTCAGCAAAGAGCAGTTGTCCTGAAGTAAAAAGATCAAAGTTTATCAAAACAGGACTGCTGCTTGCTTTCTGAGCTATAACCCAAACAACATTTTGATAATCATTGACCCCGAACGTTAACATATCCACCAGGGATGAAATCAAACCCTAAtgcctattttttttacagacgCCAATCAAGTGGATGGCCTTGGAGAGCATCTTATTCCGCAGATACACCCATCAGAGTGATGTCTGGAGCTACGGTCAGTCCAGCTCTGTACCATGATAAAACTTTATAACCTAAAGAATCGATGGTAGATAACTGCTGTGTTGGTTGGATAGTTTATTGGACTGCATCGTTGATTGTCATCAAATAACTGAAATATAACTTGATAATCATGTGAGTCCTCTATTGGTGTCTTGCAGGTGTGACCGTATGGGAGATGATGTCGTACGGGACCGAGCCCTACCCAGCCATGCGTCCACAGGAGGTCCCTGACCTGCTGGAGAAGGGCGAGCGGCTGTCCCAGCCAACCATCTGCACCATCGACGTCTACATGGTCATGGTCAAGTGTGAGTCCCTCTCCATGTCTTCTGCTGTCCCTGCTCAGAAGAAAACTTTAGAGCTCAGCAGAACCACAGCGCTTCTCAGGTAGTTCATTTCGGGACTCTTGTTTCGTCCACAGGTTGGATGATCGATGAGAACGTCCGTCCGACCTTCAAAGAGCTGGCCAATGAGTTCACTAGGATGGCCAGAGACCCCCCGCGGTACCTGGTGATCAAAGTGAGCACCTTCATCACCTCCATCCACCGTTGCATGACGACTTCAACATGACTTTGTGATTCATCGTCGTCTTCTCCTCATTCTTCCTCCCGTGGTCTCGCCCCAGGGCGACTGCAGCGCGGCAGACATGGCCCCCGACGACCACCTGCAGCGCTCAGCCGACCTGGAGGAGATGAACGGCGAGCTGGAGGACCAGGAGGCCGAGGGCCTGGAGGAGGGCCCCTCCACGCACCACCTCTACATGTCCCCGTCACGGAGCATGTCACGCCTCTCCAAGATGGAAAGCATGAGGGTCAGTGTCGTAGGGACTAGGGAACGCACGCATGGTGTTGTTGCCCATTTATCGTTTAAGGGCACTGCGTCGTTTTTCGGTTGAAGGACTGTCATGTgttataaataaacatgaacTTCCCCTCCTTTCTCCTGAAGATGATCCAAAACACATCAAGCATGGCTGGATACCTGCCCATGACCCCGGGGGTGGACTGTCCAGGACAGGTGGGTTATATCAGCTCCTGTGAATGAGAACTTGTAAATATAGCGGTTGGTATTAGATGGTATCCAGTGAACCCTCCCCATGTTAGGGACTGGTGTTAGATGGTATCCAGTGAACCATCTCCATGTTAGGGACTGGTATTAGATGGTATCCAGTGAACCATCTCCCTGTTAGGGACTGGTATTAGATGGTATCCAGTGAACCATCTCCATGTTAGGGCCTGGTATTAGATGGTATCCAGTGAACCATCTCCATGTTAGGGACTGGTATTAGATGGTATCCAGTGAACCGTCTCCCTGTTAGGGACTGGTGTTAGATGGTATCCAGTGAACCGTCTCCTTGGTCCTCAGAGTCTCCTGTTCCTCTGCAGGGCGCGTGGCCGTCCCGCTCGCGGCTGAACTCGGCTCGGACGGTGTCTGAGAGCTCCGAGGGACGCGGCACCGTCACGGACCAGGACATGAACGAGGACTTCTCCCTGACCGGAAGCCTGAGGAGGAAACGCCAGCGCGAGGACAGCGCCTACCTGTCCCAGAGAGACAGCATGTCCGGGGGGCCCCCGCAGACCCCCTCTCCGGACATCCACAACGAGGAGGATCAGAACGGATACGTGCTCCCTGGGGAAAGCCCAAAGAGAGGTACCACCACTGGGTTGTTCTTCTCACTGCTCCACCGTCCGTTTATCTGAATCTTAAAACACACAGGATCTACTGCTGACAATTGTAATGACAATTATGAATCCTTAATTTAACCGGactgaaacacattgacatTCAACACGaagaataattaaataatataaaatcatGAGATGAATAATTGATAGTACACAGAGGCGTAAACACAGTACAAGTTACAAACCTTCCTTAATCCATCGATGACTGATGCTGTAAATGAGATCTAGACTAGAGAACTAGAGATCTATTCCATACCAATACTAACTGTCCAAATGTCGCTTCCCAGACACCATGCTCTTTGTGGCCCAGGTCACTCCGTTCAAAGACCGGATGTGCATCGTTCACTCTCAGGGACCCCCCAGCGACCCCGACCAGGAAGACTACGAgtacatgaacaaacacacggcCTCCCGGGCGTCAAAGCCCCCGGGGGGCCCGCTGAAGGACGGCGGCTCTTGGGTCCAGATGAGGGACCTGGGAGGTCACCCTCCACGCGAGGACCAGGACGCCCTCCGAGGCTCGACCTCAGAGGACCGGGCCTCTCTGGAGTACGAGTACATGGACATCAGGgggagtgaggtggaggagagccTCCCTCTACAGACGCACGAGGCTCCCCCCAGATCCACGGTCCTGGAGAACGTCTAcagggaggtgctggaggaggcggaggaggacgacTACCAGGAGGCGGAGGACAACTACCAGTACACCAACCGACAGCCCAAGCTCCGACAGGCACTGGAACAGCGGAAAgaggggacggggacggggccGGGCCGGGGCCAGAGGGAGGCGTGTGAGTATGAGGACATGAACTCGCTGAGCGGGGAGcgaggaggggaagagatggCCGTGTACCAGAACctgggcggggaggaggaggaggagcatgccGCCCAGGGCAACGAGGGACGGCGGGCCTCGGGAATCGACCCGTACGTTAAAGTACGGGCGGGGGCCGCGATCGGAGAACCCGCCGGGGTGGACAGATCTTTTGACAATCCTGACTACTGGCACAGCAGGATGTTCCTCAAGTCGAACGCTGTGCGTACATAGGAGGATTGAACCAAGGAGCCCAGGTCTCCGGTGAATGATTGCATGAAGGACCCTGAAGTGGGACACAATCAGAAGCCCCCTCACCCAGTGCCCCAGGACcccttttgtattttgtattttttgaccTTTTGGTATTTCCTGTTACACTACCGGATGTTTACAGACTTGAGCTTCTGAGTATTTTTTGCTAAAATGGCACTGAATGAACCGATGCAACAAAAATGGCCAGATTACCAGCTTTAAGCTTTATGAGCTTCTGTGTTTACTTAATGAACAAATGAATGAAATCTTTTTTAGCAGAGTATTTTGGGGGACTTTTAATCTTCATGTTTTCAAACCTCTCTCAAATCATGATATTGGCCTTTTATATACGTTTGGTTTACACACTTAATAAACCTTGAATATTATGATCTTGGAATAAAACCTTTTTCACTTACACTTCACTGAACCTGTCTTGTAGTTGTCTCTTGCCTTCTGATGAAGGGTTTCAGGTTACAATGTAGCGCACACCATCTTACGAAAGAAGATAAGTAGAgccagggccgtcgataaggggtgaaaggtgatgacgattcagggggcccacagcccagggggggcccacaagaaaaaaaaaaaaagttttttattttatttaaaattattattttatcaccagcccatagtacttccatagcaccccccccccccctcccccccgtcaacacttgttctccccggtcaacaattgcccccccccgtcaacaattaagcgcaggggggcccatcagtaaatcttgtctaggggcccaggaattgtagcaacggtCCTGAGTAGAGCCATTCTGCCGAACGGTTCTCTACTGAATGGACACAATCGATTAGGACAAgtcggaaaataaataaaaattaaacaGCGTCAAATCATTTTGATTGGCTACCCGGGAAATCAGTTGCCAGGAAGGAGCAGAAGGAAGTTGGGTTTGAGGAACACAAAGTTGGCTGTGATGGGGAGGACAAGATCTGGGATGTCTCCTTACTGCAGACTTCAGTGTCTTATTGTGCATTGAATAATCCCTTACAGTGAATAACCCTTAAGTAAGTCTGAAAGGTCTTATGAATGAATGTCTGCTCAGGGGACGACACACAAGGGACTGTGAGCAGCAGTGTGGTTTGGAGATGAATGCCTCACCCGGGTTTCTCAGTGAGGCTGAGCCACTCTTTGAATTTCCCTTTGAGGTAtcgacaataaaaaaaaagatttatacCTACCAGTCTattgtagagtgtgtgtggcgataactggttgaagcagcctcacctggctcgAGTCCGTCTGATTGGAcgggggctgggtgaggctgcatacCTGTTACACATGGAGCGATCCGAGTgcaacaggttaaaccagcctgGAGGCGGGCCCATGGAGCACACGTGTGTCGTTATCTGCAAGCCTTACAATGGACAAACGGCTTCAACGCCCCCACCCtgcgtctggaggagcccagtaaagCCACCTTGGTGGCGTGGAGCATCAACATTCTACAACCAGGGGATCGCAGCAACACAGGTTCGAATCCTTCCCGTCGTCGTCTGctccatgtcctcccctctgtctcccataccttcctgtctttctccctctatcataaagcataacaattcataaaaaaatcgggaaataaataaatatatatatactacaacCATTTCTTAAGCCCTGGTGATGGTCGCAGGGTTTGTCCTCTGCAGTCCTCTCAGAGCTCTTGAAGAAGAGCCTGAAGCCCGTCGAAGCGGTTGAGGGAGCCAACGGGGGCTGCTGTGGTCCGACGGGGGgctgtgtgaggaggaggggagctggCCTCAAGCTGATGGTCAGGGCATCGTGGGGAACATGTGTTACATTGAGCCCACTTTCTGTTTTTGAGAGCAGATCAACCTcatggtggttagtgaggtccccccttcaatttaaagcgtctttgagtgcaCACTAGAAATGGGCCATCATCCATCTCCACGTTCCACCCAAAGCACAACAAGAAGAACGGAACGATGGAGCCTCTTCATCGGTTGGCTCTTGGTACCTGTGATTCTGGGGTCTGGAGATAAACTTTCCCTTTACAAATGTAAAGGATGTCCTCTTAGTTTGGAATGCTGAAGAAATAAAAAGCTGTAATCACACCTGAATCTTCAAAAACAATCTGCCTTTTAGACTGAAAAGGCATGCatttaaacaaacataaattTCAACCGCTTCCTTAACTCATTCTTCTAATTGCAGTCcaaatattgatattaataCAGCGTGAAGATCACAATTCTAGAATCGCCATTGATCGTTTTTTTATGTGACATCTTATTTTCTTTAGCATACTACAATAATCTATagcatttatttagtttttgaACACATTTACATTCCAATCTACTTTGGCAACACTGAACTATTGCTGTTTCTATATAGGGGAGAGTGGGGGTAAGATGATCCAGTGGGTAAGTTGGCCCACCCCCTGTTTTTTGGCAActgtacacatttgttgttatttgacCTTCAATTCAGAAAGCACCCATTATTTATATCTTACTGTGATGGAGAGAAGCACATGGTAAAGTTGCAAGTATGTTTTTCACAGTTATAAGTTTTCTGCTtgtcaaaatacatttttaacatATCAGGAAAAATGACTGCTGCGTCAAAGCAAATTTACCCCCGCTTAAAAATATATGTCATGCATGTTGGTGAAAGAAATATCGACGCATTTTTTTTCTGGATCAGACTCTATGGGTAAAATTTTAACAAAATATAGGGGTTATAATGACAAACATTTTAAGAGAAGTAAAACACAAGTGAAGTAGTTGGAGACATCAGAATGCATAAACACATTGTAAACTGGGTTAGTTAAAGCTGTATTGGCCACGTCTCCCATAATAAATGGTATGGCCATTTAAAAACCAAGAACGTCTTCCCATAATGACACATTATTTCACGATGAActacaaaataatacattagCCCAGTACTACCAACCTCACATCCCAAACTCCAGTGCGACCCCATTATTTCATATAATTTAAGTTATCCTTTAATTAATTTAGGCTTGTATGTCAATCGAGAGGTGTAATTGTAATTTCCATGCCAACGATTTAGTAAATGAATACATTTCCAATTAATCTAGCGCTTCCAAAATGCGGCAGAACGTTTCATCGCAGAGCATCCACGCTGAACCAGACGTTGAACTACATTTCCCTACGACTGATGGTAAATGGGCGTGTAGATACGGTGACCGTTTCCGCATAAATAGCGCCCTCTCCCGCTGTATCATCCTCTTTCGGCTGCTCTCCTCGCTCAGAGGTACGTGCCGAAATGGCTCCCGAGCCGCAACAGAATCCAACTTAATCAACCAATTCTAATTGTCATCTGCAGTATCTAATCAccttttcctcttccttctATAGACTTATCTCCACACGATGAGAGCCAAGGTaagccaaataaaataaattgttttttttcggtTGTCCCTAAAATGGTTCCTGACAATGGACCCTGCAGTCATCAGGGTACCGCTGTCTCCCCTTTTACTAGTTACTAATGGCGTATTAGTATTACTTTTATTTGCTTAACACAGTCGACGGTCAGAATGAGCCTTTGAACATTATTAATACCTGTGCATATCTTTTAACTAACCTGTTTTATTCATGTTAATATGAAGCTACCCGTTGTGGTTGCACTGGGCCCGCCTCGCTGCTTTAGGCTAACTTAGCTTCAGATAGCTCATACCAACATCACATGCAGGACCTCTATGCACCCTGTTGTTTGAGGCGTACATTTAATGCATGCTGAGGTTTATATTTACAGCTTTGTATTAGTTTAGACTAATTGGTTGGCCATAGGCGGCAGAGGATTTCTGCTCCATAACACTGTCCATAACATGACTTCCTATCACTGTTACAGTAACAGTGATAGGGAGTCATGTGATGTGTCGTGTTATGTTTTAGTAACTTACTATAAGATGCCTATAACACGGTGTTGTGAGCATTTCTTAATCAGACGGCCTGTCCATAAGATCTTGTTTAAAGACACCTTAACACTTGTCTTTAACACTGTTACTATAGCTTGTCTTCACGGGGTGATGCCTAACGtgtgctgtttttgtttttcagtggAGGAAGAAGCGCATGCGCAGGTAAGAATACCATTCAAACCCGAACACTTGATTTGTCAATTGTTAGAAAATGCTTTTCTTAATAATGGGGCCTGATTAACTCGGCATCACTGGGTTCCCATTAGCAGTGATTACAAAGTTCAGTGCTTAACATGCATCGTGCTCAGCCAGAGTAGTCTAAACGGGACCCTGATCAGCGACTATTGATTCAGGTTTGCCGCACACTGTCAAGCCCATGCATAGGCGTGGACTGTCAGGTGGCCTGCAGCCATGAGGCTAGTGGGCGCAGGTGTCCATGTTAACTAATCAGTGGCTGGTTCTATGATTGCTACAGTTTGGTCTTTCATGGACATGGCCTGTTGCTCTGCTTAAAGCGGGACTTTGTTACAATTGTAAAAGTCTGTTGCAGGACATGTATAGTAGAAActagtgtaaaaaaaaatagataaagcTTTTATCCCTGATGCATGACGGCAACACGCATATCTAGTGCTTGGTGTTGCTGTATCTTACTAAGACCCTACTGAGTAAGGCACTCCTCAAAGGGTGGTGCTCCCGGGTACATAGTGTACTGCTTTAAGGGCAGAAAAACTAATCTGGGAGTTTGTGTCCAGTTTCTAACCAGTTTCTTGTTTCCAACAGACTGAAGCgtaagaggaggaagatgaggcagAGGTCAAAGTAGACGCCCTCTCCCAGCAGCTGTTCCTGTCCCGTGTGGTGAAGCGGTGGTCGGGGCCAGGCGTCCAGAGTGGAAGCAGCATGCGTGGAGCCAGTCTTCAAGAAAGAATACGGCCCAGCGCTGGATTGACACACTGACCCTGGACCAGCAGCATGTGGATCTCTGCGGGACGAACCAATCTTTAAACACCAGAACCAAAGCTGTTTTTAACGCCATAATAAACTTTGGTTACCACATAACTGAATCTGTGTGATACTTGCTCATTAGACGAATAAGCCCCGAGTCAAGAGTTTGGCTCACGGAGAAAAATTACGTTTCAATTTTATCCAGAGCAACTTGTTGCATTTGTCAGTAAAGTGTCTAGTACCGTAAGGATGCTCACAGAAAAGTGCCAAGAACTTATGGCTTTTGGCTAGGTTAACCAATAACTAGGAGCAAGGGTATAATTTCAATTACTTGAGTGACGGGACATGCTAGAGTCCATGTGAACTATAAATCCATCGCTCAATTAATCACTGGCAAGTGTTCATGTCAAAAGCTGATTGTGTAGTTCATAAAATGAAGGACTGAAATATAATTACCATACCTGACGCATTGTATTTGGACAAAATGGCTGAATAATCAAGCACTCAAAACTACTTGTCAATGGTCAAGGAAGTGTACGCGATCATTGATTTCATTTTAAACTAGGAAGGACAATATTAAAGATGCGTCATGGAAGTATCTGAGGTCTCGTATTGGTACTGGAAGATTAATGAGCCAAAAAACCATCCCTGACCCACTGCCCAATTGTAAAACTAAATCAATATAAAATGCGATGGATACAATCCGTTTATAATTTTCAACCATAAACATCCTATATCATAGACgcagcattggctgctgggacgtgAGAAATACGGCCGCAGAAAAGGGTATCGGACCATGTATCTGTATACACCACAGAGCTGTGGCAGTGATATTGGCATTACAGTGGatagaggagatggaggtaCCCAAGAGTTATTGCTTCTGACAGTTTTTCTGCTCTATCCAGCATTAGATCAGGAAGGTCATCTTTTAGAATGGGTCTAATCaatgaaatattttttataatgtaCAGACTGCAAATGAAGggcatatttacatgttttatCTGGGTTCCTAATCATGTTGGTGGGAAGGGAAATGAGCAAGTTGATATACTGGCCAAACAAGCACTCAAGGTATTACATGTAGATCTCCAGGTTATTCAGAGCAAAACTGAGGTAAAATCCTTTATCAGGACATAAGCACAAAATACATGGCAGGAGCATTGGGGGTGAGTGAAACAGGGATTTGTACAGTATCCAAAGACATGTATGTGATGGGAGGAAGTTGGGCTTCAAACGTAGGGATGAAAGTATAATCACTCGTCTTAGAATCGGGCATACAGGTCTGAACTATTCGCTGCATAAAATAGGCCAGCATACTACTGGGAAATGCCAACACTGTTACCAGACAGAAACCGTTGagcatgttttatttaattgtagtGAGTAAAATGCCCAGAGAGACCACCTTTTTCAGACATTAAGCAAGGCAAAACACACCACCTTTTCATTATTAGGGCTTTTGGGGAAAACTGCAGGCAATGCCTGTCACAGCATTATTATGTTCCTAAGGGAAATGGGTTTAGTATAAAGAATCTAGTtttgtttggtttattttttattgatatatttatatatttttttttcgtattttattttatttccttttattAGCTGCAATATCTCTCGTTCACACTCCAGTCCAGTTGGTGGCGGTAATGCATCTACAAGTTGGTTTTCTCACCACCAATAAAACCTAAAGaggaagtagaagaagaaatgCGGCTGCCATCTTGAAGTGGGGAACCGGGAGCTAGGTCCATTGCAGCAACAGGTAGTGTCTACAGCAGAAACAAGATGCCGGGCTGGTGTGCAGCTTATTCCTGCTCTAATAAGCGGACCGTCGACAATAGGAATctggggattacttttcacaagtaaGATTTAACATTAACGCACAATTGGTTGTATTTTGTGAAAAGAATATTACCAGTATTTTTGTCTTCGATAGTACTGAAATCGTAGCCAGCTAGGCTAATAAACAAGAGTATGACCGTAATAGAATTGATTGTCAATGAAATGAAGATAAGATAATGATTGTAAAAGCAAACGGGGGTAAAAGTTAGGACCAAAGTCCAGATTGTGTAGGGTGGCTAATATATGTTAACTACTAGACAATCAGAAGGACAGTGGCTATACTGTATAGCTAGTCTAGCTTTCCAACCCGTTTTTGTGTATCCCACCTTCGTGAAATTTGTGGGACAAAATGTGTGATAAACAGGTAAAGGCCCTGCCACACTTACTGACACCTGGAAAGGGGTAATCTTGGGATTACTTTTGAACTAGGCTATGTGTTCACCTGGCTATGAACTGTGACTTGATGAATAATATTCCAAAAGCACTGACCTATATTACATCTGACACTTTTGAAGGTTTCCCAAAGACAAAGATGTGAGGAAGAAGTGGGAAGTGGCTTTGAGGAGAGAAGGATTCACTGCAAGTGATAATTCAGTTGTCTGCAGTCAACATTTTAAGCAGGCTGAGTTTGACAGGACGGGTCAGATTGTCAGACTACGTGATGGTGTTATTCCATCCCTCTTCAATTTCCCGGTTCACCTCCAAAAAGTAGGTGTATCATCATTAAGCTATTAGcattaataaatgtaaatattctATTTTCAAACTAACTTATccttttatatattgtattatgtATTATGCATGTTTCTTCATTTCAGTTGGTAAAGGGCCGGGCTACGTCTACCTCCAGAAGAGCTGAAGAAAGCCTGTCTGTGGCCTCTAAGGATTCCCCAGA encodes the following:
- the erbb3a gene encoding receptor tyrosine-protein kinase erbB-3a isoform X2; translated protein: MTPFDYKPLLLHIVLLWFIQPSSPQTQEVTVCSGTKNALSMTGSSDMQYKLIKEMYTGCEIVMGNLEIIMMEPSRNFSFLQSIREVTGYILIGLNQFSRLPLDNLRVIRGTTLYEGRFALAVLVNYQKDGQYGLQELGLTHLTEILEGGVQIIQNKFLSFAPQINWLDIVKDSSSEIIFNDNGPEKKCHKACGDVPCWGPEADGCQILTKTICAPQCNGRCFGRSPGDCCHMECAGGCTGPHDTNCSACRNFNNSGSCVPQCPKTHIYSKLTFKLERNPSAKYQYGSICVAQCPSNFVVDESSCVSSCPKGKMEVEKTEGVKRCEPCGGPCPKVCIGTGPAERQTVDALNIESFRNCTKIQGSLHFLVTGIKGDDYKNIPAIDPEKLKIFSTVREITDYLNIQSWPTNMSDLSVFSNLQTIEGRTLYKGYALLVIGIKSLTSLGLRSLRKINDGGVYITRNQKLCYQENVNWTRLSPKSSRPRGRMKNIDVKENGARARCVKEGHTCDPLCSSDGCWGPGPSQCLACKNYRLGGTCVEQCMFLTGDRREFATAEGECVPCHAECELQHGRPTCTGPGADQCVACARNKDGPHCVSTCPKGLMGEGGVIFKYPDRQHKCEPCHLNCTQGCDGPNIGDCLESRGSMSSRTTTGIVVGVIALLFVSFSIFVLTVLYRRGLAIRRKRAMRRYMESGESFEPLDPSEKGAKVHARILKVTDLRKIKLLGQGVFGTVHKGIWIPEGDTVKLPVAIKTISDRTGRQKFHEITDHMLSLGSLDHINVVRILGICPGDNLQLVTQLSSQGSLLEHIKHRKNNLSPQRLLNWCVQIAKGMYYLEEHRMVHRNLAARNVLLKNDYMVQISDYGIADLLYPDEKKYFYNEVKTPIKWMALESILFRRYTHQSDVWSYGVTVWEMMSYGTEPYPAMRPQEVPDLLEKGERLSQPTICTIDVYMVMVKCWMIDENVRPTFKELANEFTRMARDPPRYLVIKGDCSAADMAPDDHLQRSADLEEMNGELEDQEAEGLEEGPSTHHLYMSPSRSMSRLSKMESMRMIQNTSSMAGYLPMTPGVDCPGQGAWPSRSRLNSARTVSESSEGRGTVTDQDMNEDFSLTGSLRRKRQREDSAYLSQRDSMSGGPPQTPSPDIHNEEDQNGYVLPGESPKRDTMLFVAQVTPFKDRMCIVHSQGPPSDPDQEDYEYMNKHTASRASKPPGGPLKDGGSWVQMRDLGGHPPREDQDALRGSTSEDRASLEYEYMDIRGSEVEESLPLQTHEAPPRSTVLENVYREVLEEAEEDDYQEAEDNYQYTNRQPKLRQALEQRKEGTGTGPGRGQREACEYEDMNSLSGERGGEEMAVYQNLGGEEEEEHAAQGNEGRRASGIDPYVKVRAGAAIGEPAGVDRSFDNPDYWHSRMFLKSNAVRT
- the erbb3a gene encoding receptor tyrosine-protein kinase erbB-3a isoform X1 produces the protein MTPFDYKPLLLHIVLLWFIQPSSPQTQEVTVCSGTKNALSMTGSSDMQYKLIKEMYTGCEIVMGNLEIIMMEPSRNFSFLQSIREVTGYILIGLNQFSRLPLDNLRVIRGTTLYEGRFALAVLVNYQKDGQYGLQELGLTHLTEILEGGVQIIQNKFLSFAPQINWLDIVKDSSSEIIFNDNGPEKKCHKACGDVPCWGPEADGCQILTKTICAPQCNGRCFGRSPGDCCHMECAGGCTGPHDTNCSACRNFNNSGSCVPQCPKTHIYSKLTFKLERNPSAKYQYGSICVAQCPSNFVVDESSCVSSCPKGKMEVEKTEGVKRCEPCGGPCPKVCIGTGPAERQTVDALNIESFRNCTKIQGSLHFLVTGIKGDDYKNIPAIDPEKLKIFSTVREITDYLNIQSWPTNMSDLSVFSNLQTIEGRTLYKGSNSKRGYALLVIGIKSLTSLGLRSLRKINDGGVYITRNQKLCYQENVNWTRLSPKSSRPRGRMKNIDVKENGARARCVKEGHTCDPLCSSDGCWGPGPSQCLACKNYRLGGTCVEQCMFLTGDRREFATAEGECVPCHAECELQHGRPTCTGPGADQCVACARNKDGPHCVSTCPKGLMGEGGVIFKYPDRQHKCEPCHLNCTQGCDGPNIGDCLESRGSMSSRTTTGIVVGVIALLFVSFSIFVLTVLYRRGLAIRRKRAMRRYMESGESFEPLDPSEKGAKVHARILKVTDLRKIKLLGQGVFGTVHKGIWIPEGDTVKLPVAIKTISDRTGRQKFHEITDHMLSLGSLDHINVVRILGICPGDNLQLVTQLSSQGSLLEHIKHRKNNLSPQRLLNWCVQIAKGMYYLEEHRMVHRNLAARNVLLKNDYMVQISDYGIADLLYPDEKKYFYNEVKTPIKWMALESILFRRYTHQSDVWSYGVTVWEMMSYGTEPYPAMRPQEVPDLLEKGERLSQPTICTIDVYMVMVKCWMIDENVRPTFKELANEFTRMARDPPRYLVIKGDCSAADMAPDDHLQRSADLEEMNGELEDQEAEGLEEGPSTHHLYMSPSRSMSRLSKMESMRMIQNTSSMAGYLPMTPGVDCPGQGAWPSRSRLNSARTVSESSEGRGTVTDQDMNEDFSLTGSLRRKRQREDSAYLSQRDSMSGGPPQTPSPDIHNEEDQNGYVLPGESPKRDTMLFVAQVTPFKDRMCIVHSQGPPSDPDQEDYEYMNKHTASRASKPPGGPLKDGGSWVQMRDLGGHPPREDQDALRGSTSEDRASLEYEYMDIRGSEVEESLPLQTHEAPPRSTVLENVYREVLEEAEEDDYQEAEDNYQYTNRQPKLRQALEQRKEGTGTGPGRGQREACEYEDMNSLSGERGGEEMAVYQNLGGEEEEEHAAQGNEGRRASGIDPYVKVRAGAAIGEPAGVDRSFDNPDYWHSRMFLKSNAVRT